A window of Rosa rugosa chromosome 7, drRosRugo1.1, whole genome shotgun sequence genomic DNA:
AGCATATAAATCTTAATTTGTTTCACTGTGATCACACAAAATTGGATTTCATTGTGATCCATAAAACttgtttaaaataaaaatataaagtaCATAACAAGCAGAAGGAACGACTAAATTAAATATCTAAGCAGATGTCATCTTCTTAAAAATAAGGCTATACGCTGGTCATTTCCATCTTTTTCCGTTTGACATCGATCTAACATTTCTGTTTTTGATGTTTTTGCTTTCAAAAATTGGCATTCATCTCATAGATGGTTTGGTACGGTACCTTCACTATAGGAACAGCAAATGACGCAGGAATGAAGGAGAAGGCGATACTAACAATAACTGCAGCAGAGAAAGCATCCAAATCCTACAATATTAAAAAGTTAACTAAAATTAATGTTCACATATCCTGTCATTGGTAACTGAATCATATCAAACAAAAAGAGAGGTTAAAACATAACTATGCTATGATGGAAATTTTCCATTAATTCAGCAAATTTCAGCTTTACAtaatttcaacaaaaagttATTTTACATTTACTTGATACCAAAACCACTTCTAATTTACCCAGCTTCTTGCAGGCAGCTAATGGAAATTGAAAATGACAATCCAAGTCCAACACAGAAAATTACCAAAATCTACACAGACTGGCTTTtacttttcaaaaaaagaaaaataataacaataataatataGGGCGAACTTTAAAATGAAATCCTTGTAAAAAGAGAAATGAAATGGATGATTGGCTTTTACGTAtagatttttatattttatcgTACACTTAATAAATTAGAAGAATTAAATTCTTATTTTTTGCTCACCTAGTGAAGAACAGAACATttttctcccaaaaaaaaaaaaaaaaaaaaaaaaaaaagggaggtcAAGAACAGAACAAAAATAAGAAAGGTGGAACATACATGCCGTTGCAGATGTTGACTTTTTGTCATTGGCAAAGGGTGATTGCGTGTTTGAATTGTCACATTCTTATTACGAGAAGCAAGCCGAAGAATTGCAGCATTTACTAAATTGATAAAGGTTGGGGCAGCATGCTGACAGGAACTGTTGTGTAGCACAGTGTACCCTAAACTCCCATCATCACTCTGATCATCCATCACAACTGCGCCATACCTAAACCAGGTTCATTACATTAAAAGAAAGATCACCAAATTACAGGCTCATTATAGTAGACCAAGACATTTGCTGGTTTTGTTACAAGAAATCATTTATTCAATAGTGCTGTCATATCGACTTTCATTTCAATGAAGCATTCTAATCCACTACGATAGATAGAATTAGTAAACAACGATAAATTTTTAGAATTTGGTTCCACACACCTTGACTGGTAAGATTCATTAAAGCTGGACATCAAAAATTCACTCATTGAAAGTAAAGCAGGTCCCAGAGTTTCCCCTGCTACCTCAATTGCATCATTCAATGCCTTCTCTGAGTTGGGGAATTTATACCCACTAGGTTTGAAGGTTTGTATCCAACCCCCTTCTATGTATTCTGCAACCTGCAGCATTAGTAGCATTTATAAGGAAACCATTGATTTTATAGACTATCAAAGCCAGGGGATACGGCAACATAACCATAgatattaaataataataaaaatagaaggtTAAAGAAAATTGAAGTGATTAACAAACCTCCTGTGCAATAGGCCGGGATAGATCAAAAGGAATtggaccaccaccaccaccaccacgtaATAGTGGATTAAAATGTGAAGTTGTGAAGGTAACAGACTCCTGATCAGGATGTGGCTTGAGCTTGAGAAATAAAAGGccaaaaaataagaaaactGCAGGAATTACAAGCTGGAAAACAATTGTTTTACGGTCTCTGCGGGCAGATATTGCCCTCTTTTTGAATAATGCTTTAGAATGCCTCCAAAATGTTGACCTTGAAATGATACAACAGCCACAGCATTGCACACCTAAGAAGTTTAAGAAACTTAACACTGTAGCAAAAATTAAACCACAGGCTCTTCCCACCATTGTAAATAAGACCCCAAGAATCTCTTTATAATAAGCAAAAGATTTCTTCGAGTGAAGAATCTGTTTGTGGGTAGGATCATGAGAAGTTTGAGAAATCAGAGACTCAGGGCACAGTGGACCATTCTTCTGGTCAAAACAAGCAGCTTCGTCATAATCGCATCCTGCAACCCTCAGGAACACCTCCTCCAAAGTTGTGACAGATATGCCATAACTTTCAATGCCAATATAGTCCTTCTCATCACAACTTGTTTCTAAGTTTGATGTGGATGATCCCATGCAACTCTCAATTTCTCTAAACATACTTTCGAAGGATGTAGAGGATGCCAATGGAAGCTTAAAGGAAATCTCAGTTCCAACCTGCATAGGAATATAAAAACCACATATACAATTTAGTATTATCAAATATTATTTGCTAGCTAATGGACTATTATAATGTAAACGGAGACATCCATTGCCTTTCCCTGAAATTCCGGACCAACGGCAGGGAAACAACCTTATCATAACAATGGGCATGTtgaggaaacaagaactattgCTTAAAATAGTAGTCAACTTATACTGACACATAAGATTAATAGTAGTCTACTGTAAAGTACCAAATATTGTGTACATAAATTACTAATTTGAGATCTCTTTCTTATTAGAGCTTCATTAAAAGTTACCCTGGACTACAGGGTGTACATATTTCTCGGACTTAGTATAATGTAAAATACTCAATATAAGACAGCTTTTTGCTAATTAGCAGCAATGGTACAGAGAATCATGGAATGTGATGGACGGATACCTCACTCACACACGTTGCTGATGGGATATGGCGGTAAACAATATCAGCAGCCATAGAGGCAGTGGGTGCAGACTGAAATGAAAAGGACATAGCATGTTATTGTTTCTAATGATAAGAGAAACAATTCAGTACAATCCAACAACATATGAACAAAAAGGGTCATTACCTTCACTAGAGTTAGAGTATAACCAACCCCATACTGATGCTTCAAGAAAAGGGAACTGTTGAAATAAAAATCAGAGGTGAGATATTCATGTAATATGTTGATAAACCCAAGACAGGTATGCATGCGTAGAAATAGATCTCTAATAAGATCTGTTTAAAGCACTAGTCCATCAAACTGTTAGGTCATATAGGCAAAAATGGGATATACGCCTCAACCATTCGAATCATCACCACTCACCAAAACATGAGACAGTACAAAATAATTTAACCCATAACAGGattcccaaaaacaaaaaaaataaataaactaaaATAACAGGGACCAACAGTGATGTTAAGTTAACTAGAAGATATGACTTGAGCAGAACACAGAACCACCTATGGACTAAGTTAACATGCATCACTCAAAAGCACAGGAAGACTTAAGAATGTGATAAGCTTTCAGGGGTGAGACCTTCCGCAGCATTTCAAAGAACCATTGGCCATGATGGCTATGCGATCTCCAAGTGCCTCAGCTTCATCCATTGAGTGTGTTGTCAGTAATACTATCCTGCCCTTTCTAATCTTTTTTATTAATTGCCAAGTCAAGCGCATAGAGTATGGATCCATTCCACTAGTAGGTTCATCAAGAATTATAACCtgtacaagaaaaaaaattaagttttCGAGTATATTCCCACGGGGAAAGTAAACAATTGCCTTTGAAATGTTGCATTACCTTACTATTTCCAATTAGTGCAATTCCAAGAGACAACTTCCTCTTCATTCCTCCAGAAAGAGCCATAACAGCAGTGTTGATTTTATCGGCCAACCCTACCTGAGCATAATGACAGAATAGTAAACAAAAATCCTACTTTGAtcatgaaccaaaaaaaaaaaaaaaaatgccccAGAATTAACGTTCATAATAATCAAATTCGCAGATGAGGGTAACAGGTAGCACAAAAACGTTAATGCAACATAAAGCCACCAGACTACAGAGGGACCAGTGCAGTTAAAAGTAGTAAATTAACAAGGGAATTGATTAAATTGCATAGTCTGAAAATCAAGAAACCAGATTACTAGTTCCATCACAGATTTTGAACATGTAGAATGAAATAGTAAGAAAATCAGATTTTGTATTGCAAATTCAAATATAAAATAGGAAGAAGTCAATATGCTATATATTATCAGTTTTAATGATTGGCAACCTGTAACTCTTTTGAAGAACATATAATTGATAAAATtggcaaaaacaaacaaagaacatGCGAGAACCCAGTTATGCAAAAATAACTCACTTGGTCAACCATATCAATAACAACGCTGTTCAGAAAATCTTCCTGCACACCTTTCAATATAGCAAATATTTCCAAGTGCTCCTTCACCTGGATAAAGTATCACAGCAAATCAAAATGAGAAATTACTGTAGAACCAGAGTTCAGAAAAGTGCCTGTATGCATCAACAAAATTTCTAGGAACCTAATGAAATGAAAGAACAGAGCATAAAATCATAGTGAGAAAACCATTCAGTTAGAACCGGAAAGTCATGGTTTACAAGAATGAAGATTCAATGAcacaaaaaattatttatttacgtATTGTTTAGAAGACAAGAGTATAAAGACAAACAAACCAGCGCAAGAAAACAAGTACCAGGCAAGTGATCCATTCTCAAATATACAACAATGAAACAAAGACAGAGCACAACGCAGCTTAGGATTAGAAAGCTTCTATGTAATAGTAGCATTCAATCAAAGACATTACTAGATTTAAAGTGGGAAATGAATTAAACGACAAACTTACCGTCAATTCTGGAAAAAGGATATCATGCTGAGGGCATACACCCAACTCTTTCCGTATCTCCTCCTACAGATAAAACCACATACAATCAAACAGAAATCAAACTGGACTAGAAGAAGATATTAAAAACATCTAAAGAGAAATTAAATGACACTGAAAGATTCATATATCTAGTGTTCCTTCCATCCGTCCATGTTATACACCACCATGTACACAAAGAAAACGTCCACACAAAaaacagaagatgaagaaaggaGCTAGGAGGAAAAGCTTTGGCATCGCTAGATATTATGACTTGCTTGTAAGCTCTGGCATCACTAGATATTATGACCACAGTAATACAATGATTGGCAGCACATTGCCAGGAGGAGATTTACTAGCTCAAAAATCGTGATCTCCAAACCCAAATTTCCGCCCAGCCCATTACCCTGGTCCCTGAAACCATTAGCCCCAAACCCTAAATCGTGATCTACAAAAACCGGCCCACTTCATTCAGCactcttttttatattttagtcAACTGAACAAATCCAAATTATTTATTCTGAACAAATCCAAATTGTTAATGAGTGGGTCAATGGTATTTAAAAATGTAGCTATCAAACCCAATAATTTCCTTTAGACTTTATCCCTACAATTTCGGTCCCCACTGACCCAATGGTATTACTTATACCAGATACTAATCATAGAAAAGAGTGAGCTACAGTCAAAAATCATATTAAGCCCATAATTGATCCATGTTTCATGCTCGTGTTATGCACTGATGCATTGAAAAGATAATTTACCATGTCTGTCATAATATTTTTTCCAAACACCATAGCATCCCCTGAAGTAGGACGAAGAAGGCCAACAAGCATTGATATCGTTGTGCTTTTACCGGCTCCATTATGTCCTGTAAATTACAAAATTTAAACTTGGTGCAAAACAAAAATGACTCATCCTAGTAAAAGTACATCTCTCTTTTCAGCTACTACAATATGCTAAAATTATACGGCAGTCTGTAGTGTGAAACCCTCGAGAACGGAATATGAGTTCAAAACCTCTAACCACAGATGCTAAGAAAATATGAAATCCAAACTCCAGAAAACTTAACAAGCCAGAAGATGAGATATTCTTTTTCAAGGATATATAGATCAACTCATATATTAAAATCATATTTCAGCATTTGAATATTAAGACTCAGCTAAAAGAGAATAAAATCAAATAATTATGTAAAATAGTGAACATACTCACCTAGAAGAGCAAGAATCTGATTTTCATACATGGTGAGCTGTAATGAGTTGACAGCACAACATTTCCCCTTTTTACTAGCATAAACCTTATGCAGATTCCTTATTTGGATGCATCTACAAGTTGACAAATCGTTAAGCTAAGAGTAAATCATGGTGTATAAATACCGAAGCATCCAAAATTTTAGCACACATACCTATGGTCAAGCTCTTGTTGTCTCATATCGAAGGTTATTGCTTCCACAGCAGCTTTAGCATTTTCTTTCCGAGAAAACATTGCCTTCTGGGATTCCTTGTCACGAATATGAACTTCTGGACTGGAGTTGTGGTGTTTGTTAATATTTGGATTCTTCCAAAAACACTTCTGAAAAATGAAGTTCCAGGGATACCTAACTCCATTCTCTCTCGGAAGTACCTGATGACAATAAATTTTTCCAAAGAGGGAGATCAATTTCtagcataaaaaaataaaaaaataaaaaaataaaaaaataaattatgaaAATGGAATAACCAACACTGTGGAGATCACGGGTTCAAATCACACCAGCATCATGGGATGAGTGGGATGGggataaaataaatatataaataaataaaaaggttGAAAGGTCTCTCTGGTTCAAGCAAATTTAGGCTCATTCTCAGGTTCAAGAAAATTTAATCTAAAGTTCTCAACCAAAATGGGTTTAAGTCTTGATATTTTAACCTCAGTTCATTGGGCAAGTTGATCGAACCAACAATGACTATAATATCCTTCAAAATCTTAATCTATCTTGTTGTCActggaagaggaagaggaagaggtcaGAGAATACCAAAGTGAAACCTACACCTCTGTCCTACCTCTTGGCAAGAAATTAATACAACAAGAGGCTTGAAAACAACGATGTACAGCACAGTGTTCCAAATTCCAAACATGGTCTTTATCACTACCACATAAATGGTTATTCCATGAAAAAAATGCCAAAATCATTCTCTTCCATCCTATTTTCAGTCTTAATCCTAAACCTATTTCAAAGAACCAAAGGGCCACTATAAGTTACGAGCATTTATTCCCTACCAGGATCCCAAATGAACCAGAAAATAAATCATCTTGGGCACAATCGTTTCCTCCAGTAGTGAAACAAGTTTGGAACACATGATTAATAGGATTATACTATACCATTCTGTTTAACCTTGGCAAAACTCTGTACAGTAAAAAGGTAATAGGGCAGTACTATACCATTCTGTTAAACATGATACATGAAAAGCTTTAGGGTAATTCTGCATGATAGAACATTAATAAAGAAGCGCAAACATGAGATGCTGTTGGCACAATTTAGGAAACTCTAattcataaaaaataataataataataataataataaaataaaaaaggaagaagaagattggatTAGAATATACCTTATCTAGGTAAAGACCAATTACACAGTACAGCAACGCATCGAGCAACATCATCAGGAGACAGACTGAAAAATTCACTCCGGATGATGCCTACAGAGATAATAGCAATCAAAATTCAAACACCTTTATACAAATCAGAATAGTTTTGGCAGGGAGACCCAAATACATACCCGCCATATATTGCTCCAACGAAGGCCAACATGAGCACGCTCATAATCAGCAAAGTTGATTGACCCCAGAGCAAAAGCCGTAGGTGAAAGCAGAGAGGCAATGACCTTTAGAATCCTGAAAGCGACAATGTTAATCAGTCCCACATGCATTACAGAATTTGCAAATTTGCACTGATAAAGAAGGGTAGGGTCAACTATAAAGATCCACAATGTTCAGGACTTACATAGGAACAGACTCGTCATTGACAGAGTAGTATGGGAAAAAAGCACCCAAGAAAGCAAGGGTCCCAACCGCAACCGCTGTCTTCGCTCGTTCGAAGAATGTAGAGATTAAAAATGACAGCATAATCGCGCTTATTccgaaaaagaagaagtaaATGAACACCACTGACTTGTCACTATACTTGAAAAGGTTATCCATCGTGCAAACTGTAATAATAAGAGAAGAAACTGCGAACTGCAGAAGAAGTCAAAACTATTAGAAACTAAGAACCTGTAAGAACATGTCAAAATATGCCATACACTGAAATGACAAAATTTAAATATTCTGATACTATTTCACAAATACAATCAGATACAATCAGGTTGGCTATTTCAGGCCAATGAATCTGGTGTAGGGATGGCTGAAGTACCCAGATGGGTACCCATTAGTCATCATAAACCTCCCTCTTTCCCCTCCTTATAATGGCGAAGAGAGGAAGGAGAAAAGGAAGTTGATGACTGTAGGTCCTTGAGAACTTTTGCCATCATCATGGGTCTTTGGTGTCAAATTTGTATTATATTATTTGAAGGTAGGGGGATGCAGACTCTGAAAAACCTGAGGGAGGTTTTGGGAGACACTATTACTTGAGCTCAAGGGGCTCTTTCAAAAAGGGATGCAGATTTTGGATGAAATTCTAATCACCAATGAGGTAGAGTAGgaaagaaggggaaaaaaaaaacagaaaggaTGGGTGTTCAAGATTGATTTTGAAAAGGCTTAGGACCAGTTGACAGGGATAGTTTGGAttttgttttggaaaaaaaagtTTACAGAAAAAGGGGGGTATTTGAATTGCTTAAGGACAGAGGATTGTCTGAAAACAGAAAACTTATTTATTCTGCTATTTTACAGACATAGTGGAAGACGCATCCCTTATCTTGTAGTTTAGTCTTTTCATTCAAGATCTGTTCTGCATATATATCCAAAATACAGTTTTTGGATGCTGTCTGTATTGCAATTGAAATTGTGAGGACGCAGAAAAGCGAAGAAAAAAGGTTGGTCTTCATAATAGAATTTGAAAAGCGATTCTGGATTTTTTGGTGGAAAAGGGTTTTGGTGGCACTGCTTTTCATGCAAACTGATCGTTTGTGAGACACAATTACTGCACAGCAGTTACTAAACCCATGCCAGCATTAGTTAGTAATCTATCCCTAGAGGCAAATCACTGAGACTCCGAAGCAAGATGTTTATTCTATATGTCTTCACATAAGCAAAATAGAACATAGAACATACAATAATCGCAATTCAATGAAAGCTGATGGATTTAAAACCAACCTGCAAAGCATATGCAATGAACCACGATAGATGGAATACCCCATCTTTCAGCCCCATCATATAAAGACCTTCTCTTATCTTTTGTtcctgaaaaaaaataaaacaaaaaataaatggaTTGCAGTCAGGAATTAAAATGACAAACAAACTAGCATGACTTGAAACAGTTATccaaccaaaaataaataaacagaaACAATTTGGGACTATTGTCAGCTGTATCATCATAACAATCACCAAACCTTCTCAAACACAGAATAGCTGATCAAGCGCGAAATTGGATAGAGAAATCCCAAAAGATACCTGCTCACCCAAGTACAAGAACAACAAAATGGAATTTGTCAGGATAGCTGACAAATATTGATTGTGATAATTTGAACATGAAATACAGAAACAAAACTAAATAAACAAAAGATACAGTAATACAACATTCAAGGGATACATACAGTACACCCATGACACTTTTTATGATGGACTGGAACTCATCATCAGTGTATTCACGAGTTGGAAACGGGACTATACGGATGTTTGACGGACCATATCGCGTCCATGGAACTTTGAGAGAGGAAGGTGTGCTAGAGGACAGCGAAGTAGGAAGTTCTATATTTCTGGTATCCGATTGCTGGGCCGCAAAAATTATAAAAGAGTCTAGTGCTTGCTGGAGCTGCAAAATTATGAAGAAATAAGAAAACATAAGTTTTCAAATATATGGAACCTAACTATAGTGGATGCAGTTTCACTTTAAATTTCATTGAAGATGAGGGGTTTTTCAAAGAATagtttttcaaaataaataaataaatcaaataaACACGAAAGTCATATTATAGAGATAGTAACGACATAAGGATGGAATTTTGAAGGTGGATTATTCTTCGGTGAAAATCAATGGACTTATTTAAAGGCGAACGCATCACGTTTCAGTATGAAGACTGGTGAATGATTTGATAACATATCTGTATTTAGTCATTATCTCAAGATTGCGAGTTTTACAGTCAAACATAGAGACGTCTGAGAAGAGAGGGGAAAAAATATCAGTAGCCAGTATGAGTATAAAGAAACCTTATCCAGCCAACTACAAGGATAAATATCATACGAGAAAAACTATTTGGCTCAAGCACAAGGTATATATTTTGCTTGACGTTATGATTATTCAGGTACAACACAGAGAAACACTGCAGCATTTATCTTATATCAAGATTGCGAGTTTTACAGTCAAACATAGAGACGTCTGAGAAGAGACAGGGGAAAAAATATCAGTAGCCAGTATGAGTATAAAGAAACCTTATCCAGCCAACTACAAGGATAAATATCATACGAGAAAAACTATTTGGCTCAAGCACAAGGTATATATTTCGCTTGACGTTATGATTATTCAGGTACAACACAGAGAAACACTGCAGCATTTATCTTATATGTTAATAGAGATAGCATGTGCTAATTTATATTAACTGATTTACATCTGAAAAGATGAATCAAAATGTTGCACTTGTAAGGGATAAACAGAGCAATGATACTTTTTTCCAAATTATCACTTTCATCCTCTCTTATTTCTAAGCTATAGCAAGAATAACTTCATTAAGAGGCCAGGAAAAGAGAATCTTGTGTGTGTATACAATTATCAGATTGATTTTCATCTTAACATTTAAAGTGATTCTTTTAAAAAGATGTAATAATCAGAAAATGGTATTCATAACCAGAACCTTTTacataaacaaaattaaaagtaCAAACCTAGTTTTATATATGGACAAGTATTGGGAACACAATAGGATAACAGAAAGATTTATAACAGATTTTAAATGCTTCTACCAACTAACCAACATATAGTTACAAAGAAGCTCCATTCACCGACTAAAGGAACAAATAAAACCTaaataaaaatgcaaaaacTGGAGAAGGAATGAAGCAACCATACAGTTAAAAATCCACTGCAGCTGTATTGCATTGTCGGTACAGTACTCACGCCCAGTTCCAAGTCATTTAAGTAAGGACCATTTGTGTCCATGATCGATTTAACATCAGGAAATCCCGAGAAAGCCCATGTGTGATTAAGACGTATGCTATAATCAAAAAGTTGAGGACCTTGATCGTGAAATACTACCGCTCCTTTGATTTTTGGGTTCGAGCAATTCCTAATTAGAAAGATGAGTTTATTCAGTAACACAACTAAATTCAATAATGTGACTTTCATAGAATCGAACAGCTTGATCTCATCACAACATAATCAAACAGCCATCAAGTTGGTTAGGTCATAAAGAATGCATTAAGTTTCCAGCTACTCAGAGAgattaagaaaaaaattgaaaaataaaaaaactggtTCAGGTATGCAGATACGTTAGACCTTAGATCATATGTGTGCAGATATGTGAGTCATACAGACAATTCCTGGAAACCAACGAAACAGTGAAGATATGATCATAGTGGATAAATTCGAGTAATCAAGGGAAAATTAAAAAACTGAAATACTTTAAGACATTGATTCAGGTTATGACTTCCACATAGAATCAAAGCTTATTCACACAAATCACGCATATACATATATCTAGTTATGAATCCAAGATATTAGGAAGGCAACATTTGACCAGCACTAGAAAACTGTAAAAGAAACAATTCTGGTATCTTCATTGGTCCGGTCTTCCAATGTTCTTCAGTCTCAATTGTAAGACATATTACAGTTAACAAAACTTCCCTCAAAATTGTAACACAGA
This region includes:
- the LOC133721226 gene encoding ABC transporter A family member 1 isoform X1, which produces MGTGTRQLKAMLRKNWLLKIRHPFVTCAEILLPTVVMLMLIAVRTHVDTQIHPSQPEIREQKKLKPHNTMGIFFFFWFSMECCFQVRSTICSNRSRYIRKGMLVEVGKGISPNFEQVLELLLKKEEILAFAPDTEETRSMINVMSMKFPLLKRVSRVYKDEQELETYIRSNLYGTCNQIMNCSNPKIKGAVVFHDQGPQLFDYSIRLNHTWAFSGFPDVKSIMDTNGPYLNDLELGVSTVPTMQYSCSGFLTLQQALDSFIIFAAQQSDTRNIELPTSLSSSTPSSLKVPWTRYGPSNIRIVPFPTREYTDDEFQSIIKSVMGVLYLLGFLYPISRLISYSVFEKEQKIREGLYMMGLKDGVFHLSWFIAYALQFAVSSLIITVCTMDNLFKYSDKSVVFIYFFFFGISAIMLSFLISTFFERAKTAVAVGTLAFLGAFFPYYSVNDESVPMILKVIASLLSPTAFALGSINFADYERAHVGLRWSNIWRASSGVNFSVCLLMMLLDALLYCVIGLYLDKVLPRENGVRYPWNFIFQKCFWKNPNINKHHNSSPEVHIRDKESQKAMFSRKENAKAAVEAITFDMRQQELDHRCIQIRNLHKVYASKKGKCCAVNSLQLTMYENQILALLGHNGAGKSTTISMLVGLLRPTSGDAMVFGKNIMTDMEEIRKELGVCPQHDILFPELTVKEHLEIFAILKGVQEDFLNSVVIDMVDQVGLADKINTAVMALSGGMKRKLSLGIALIGNSKVIILDEPTSGMDPYSMRLTWQLIKKIRKGRIVLLTTHSMDEAEALGDRIAIMANGSLKCCGSSLFLKHQYGVGYTLTLVKSAPTASMAADIVYRHIPSATCVSEVGTEISFKLPLASSTSFESMFREIESCMGSSTSNLETSCDEKDYIGIESYGISVTTLEEVFLRVAGCDYDEAACFDQKNGPLCPESLISQTSHDPTHKQILHSKKSFAYYKEILGVLFTMVGRACGLIFATVLSFLNFLGVQCCGCCIISRSTFWRHSKALFKKRAISARRDRKTIVFQLVIPAVFLFFGLLFLKLKPHPDQESVTFTTSHFNPLLRGGGGGGPIPFDLSRPIAQEVAEYIEGGWIQTFKPSGYKFPNSEKALNDAIEVAGETLGPALLSMSEFLMSSFNESYQSRYGAVVMDDQSDDGSLGYTVLHNSSCQHAAPTFINLVNAAILRLASRNKNVTIQTRNHPLPMTKSQHLQRHDLDAFSAAVIVSIAFSFIPASFAVPIVKEREVKAKHQQLISGVSVLSYWTSTYIWDFISFLFPSSFAIVLFYIFGLDQFIGRGCLLSTVVMFLAYGLAIASSTYCLTFFFSDHTMAQNVVLLVHFFTGLILMVISFIMGLIKTTTSANSFLKNFFRLSPGFCFADGLASLALLRQDMKNKSNKAFDWNVTGGSICYLCIESICYFLLALGLEILPFNKLTLATLKEWWKSIKSIPPSTSSYREPLLTSSAESVTLDLDEDTDVKAERTRVLSGSIDNAIIYLRNLRKVYPGGQQHATKVAVHSLTFSVQEGECFGFLGTNGAGKTTTLSMLTGEESPTDGTACIFGKDISSNPKAARQHIGFCPQFDALLEYLTVQEHLELYATIKGVPDNKIAEVVMEKLVEFDLLKHAGKPSFSLSGGNKRKLSVAIAMIGDPPIVILDEPSTGMDPIAKRFMWEVISRLSTRRGKTAVILTTHSMNEAQALCTRIGIMVGGQLRCIGSPQHLKTRFGNHLELEVKPIEVSSVDLDKLCRVIQESLSYVPSHPMSLLDGLEVCIGATDSIVAENASVAEISLSREMIIMIGRWLGNEERIKPLISSTPLSDGVLGEQLFEQLDRDGGIPLPIFSEWWLFNDKFSAIDSFVLSSFPGAMFQGMNGLSVKYQLPCGPHLSLADVFGHLERKRNRLGIAEYSISQSTLETIFNHFAANS
- the LOC133721226 gene encoding ABC transporter A family member 1 isoform X2 — protein: MGTGTRQLKAMLRKNWLLKIRHPFVTCAEILLPTVVMLMLIAVRTHVDTQIHPSQPYIRKGMLVEVGKGISPNFEQVLELLLKKEEILAFAPDTEETRSMINVMSMKFPLLKRVSRVYKDEQELETYIRSNLYGTCNQIMNCSNPKIKGAVVFHDQGPQLFDYSIRLNHTWAFSGFPDVKSIMDTNGPYLNDLELGVSTVPTMQYSCSGFLTLQQALDSFIIFAAQQSDTRNIELPTSLSSSTPSSLKVPWTRYGPSNIRIVPFPTREYTDDEFQSIIKSVMGVLYLLGFLYPISRLISYSVFEKEQKIREGLYMMGLKDGVFHLSWFIAYALQFAVSSLIITVCTMDNLFKYSDKSVVFIYFFFFGISAIMLSFLISTFFERAKTAVAVGTLAFLGAFFPYYSVNDESVPMILKVIASLLSPTAFALGSINFADYERAHVGLRWSNIWRASSGVNFSVCLLMMLLDALLYCVIGLYLDKVLPRENGVRYPWNFIFQKCFWKNPNINKHHNSSPEVHIRDKESQKAMFSRKENAKAAVEAITFDMRQQELDHRCIQIRNLHKVYASKKGKCCAVNSLQLTMYENQILALLGHNGAGKSTTISMLVGLLRPTSGDAMVFGKNIMTDMEEIRKELGVCPQHDILFPELTVKEHLEIFAILKGVQEDFLNSVVIDMVDQVGLADKINTAVMALSGGMKRKLSLGIALIGNSKVIILDEPTSGMDPYSMRLTWQLIKKIRKGRIVLLTTHSMDEAEALGDRIAIMANGSLKCCGSSLFLKHQYGVGYTLTLVKSAPTASMAADIVYRHIPSATCVSEVGTEISFKLPLASSTSFESMFREIESCMGSSTSNLETSCDEKDYIGIESYGISVTTLEEVFLRVAGCDYDEAACFDQKNGPLCPESLISQTSHDPTHKQILHSKKSFAYYKEILGVLFTMVGRACGLIFATVLSFLNFLGVQCCGCCIISRSTFWRHSKALFKKRAISARRDRKTIVFQLVIPAVFLFFGLLFLKLKPHPDQESVTFTTSHFNPLLRGGGGGGPIPFDLSRPIAQEVAEYIEGGWIQTFKPSGYKFPNSEKALNDAIEVAGETLGPALLSMSEFLMSSFNESYQSRYGAVVMDDQSDDGSLGYTVLHNSSCQHAAPTFINLVNAAILRLASRNKNVTIQTRNHPLPMTKSQHLQRHDLDAFSAAVIVSIAFSFIPASFAVPIVKEREVKAKHQQLISGVSVLSYWTSTYIWDFISFLFPSSFAIVLFYIFGLDQFIGRGCLLSTVVMFLAYGLAIASSTYCLTFFFSDHTMAQNVVLLVHFFTGLILMVISFIMGLIKTTTSANSFLKNFFRLSPGFCFADGLASLALLRQDMKNKSNKAFDWNVTGGSICYLCIESICYFLLALGLEILPFNKLTLATLKEWWKSIKSIPPSTSSYREPLLTSSAESVTLDLDEDTDVKAERTRVLSGSIDNAIIYLRNLRKVYPGGQQHATKVAVHSLTFSVQEGECFGFLGTNGAGKTTTLSMLTGEESPTDGTACIFGKDISSNPKAARQHIGFCPQFDALLEYLTVQEHLELYATIKGVPDNKIAEVVMEKLVEFDLLKHAGKPSFSLSGGNKRKLSVAIAMIGDPPIVILDEPSTGMDPIAKRFMWEVISRLSTRRGKTAVILTTHSMNEAQALCTRIGIMVGGQLRCIGSPQHLKTRFGNHLELEVKPIEVSSVDLDKLCRVIQESLSYVPSHPMSLLDGLEVCIGATDSIVAENASVAEISLSREMIIMIGRWLGNEERIKPLISSTPLSDGVLGEQLFEQLDRDGGIPLPIFSEWWLFNDKFSAIDSFVLSSFPGAMFQGMNGLSVKYQLPCGPHLSLADVFGHLERKRNRLGIAEYSISQSTLETIFNHFAANS